A window from Micromonospora profundi encodes these proteins:
- a CDS encoding tyrosine-type recombinase/integrase has product MLAGLPAPWHGFLEDWHRSLRSGNYPETTRYNYLLAAAQLARYLQDRAESAPDTSEAAHDPTAVARAHVEEFQAWMVETRSPATALNKHKALQQFFKWLALDEEEIDRSPMERVRQPKTPQKLIPIMRDDDTRRILDTCRGRAFVDRRDEAIIRLLYNTGARLSEVANLHVDDVSLADTDTVRYHGKGAKDRRVRLGPKTARAMSRYLRARSQHKGSLLAELWLADRGIRALAANGIKLMLKRRGRRAGVANVHAHRWRHNFAHEWKRAGGDTGDLMLLLGWTSDDMPRHYGASAAAERAQESQSRVGIGERV; this is encoded by the coding sequence ATGCTCGCTGGCCTGCCCGCTCCGTGGCACGGTTTCCTGGAGGACTGGCATCGGTCATTGCGGTCCGGGAACTATCCGGAGACGACCCGCTACAACTATCTGCTCGCCGCGGCACAACTGGCCCGCTACCTGCAGGATCGCGCGGAATCGGCACCTGACACGTCGGAGGCAGCACACGATCCCACTGCCGTGGCCCGGGCACACGTGGAGGAGTTCCAGGCGTGGATGGTGGAGACACGCTCACCCGCAACCGCCCTGAACAAGCACAAAGCTCTGCAGCAGTTCTTCAAGTGGCTCGCGCTCGACGAGGAGGAGATCGATCGGTCGCCGATGGAGCGGGTTCGGCAGCCCAAGACGCCGCAGAAGTTGATCCCGATCATGCGTGACGACGACACGCGACGCATCCTGGATACGTGTCGTGGCCGGGCGTTCGTCGACCGGCGAGACGAGGCGATCATCCGCCTGCTGTACAACACGGGTGCCCGGCTGTCTGAGGTCGCCAACCTTCATGTTGACGATGTCAGCCTCGCCGACACGGACACCGTCCGCTACCACGGCAAGGGCGCCAAGGATCGCCGGGTACGGCTGGGACCCAAGACGGCTCGTGCCATGAGCCGCTACCTCCGAGCGCGGTCCCAGCACAAAGGATCACTCCTTGCCGAGCTCTGGCTTGCGGATCGCGGCATACGGGCACTTGCCGCCAATGGCATCAAGCTCATGCTGAAACGTCGCGGCCGCCGCGCCGGCGTCGCCAACGTCCACGCCCACCGCTGGCGGCACAACTTCGCCCACGAGTGGAAGCGCGCCGGCGGCGACACGGGCGACCTGATGCTGCTGCTCGGTTGGACCTCAGACGACATGCCCCGGCACTACGGCGCCAGCGCAGCCGCCGAACGCGCCCAGGAAAGCCAGTCTCGCGTCGGGATCGGTGAGCGTGTCTGA